In Populus nigra chromosome 10, ddPopNigr1.1, whole genome shotgun sequence, the following proteins share a genomic window:
- the LOC133706043 gene encoding naringenin,2-oxoglutarate 3-dioxygenase, whose amino-acid sequence MSPSTLTALAEEKTLQASFVRDEDERPKVAYNQFSNEIPVISIAGIDDGGEKRAEICNKIVEACEEWGVFQIVDHGVDAKLVSEMTTLAKEFFALPPEEKLRFDMSGGKKGGFIVSSHLQGEAVQDWREIVTFFSYPIRTRDYSRWPDKPEAWKAVTEEYSKKLMELACKLLGVLSEAMGLETEALTKACVDMDQKVVVNFYPKCPQPDLTLGLKRHTDPGTITLLLQDTVGGLQATRDNGKTWITVQPVEGAFVVNLGDHGHYLSNGRFRNADHQAVVNSNSSRLSIATFQNPAPDATVYPLKIREGEKSVLDEPITFAEMYRRKMSKDIEIAKKKKLAKEQQLRDLKTAKLETKPIEEILA is encoded by the exons ATGTCCCCTTCTACCCTCACAGCTCTGGCAGAAGAGAAAACCCTCCAAGCAAGCTTTGTTCGGGACGAAGATGAACGTCCGAAAGTGGCATATAACCAATTCAGCAATGAAATCCCTGTCATTTCAATAGCTGGgattgatgatggtggtgaaaaGAGAGCTGAAATATGCAACAAGATCGTGGAGGCATGTGAGGAATGGGGAGTTTTTCAAATTGTTGATCATGGGGTTGATGCTAAGCTGGTGTCTGAAATGACAACTCTTGCTAAAGAGTTTTTTGCTTTGCCACCGGAAGAGAAGCTTCGATTTGATATGTCTGGTGGCAAAAAGGGTGGCTTCATTGTCTCCAGCCATTTACAG GGAGAGGCAGTTCAAGACTGGCGTGAAATAGTGACCTTCTTCTCGTACCCAATTCGCACCAGAGACTATTCAAGGTGGCCTGACAAGCCAGAGGCATGGAAAGCAGTGACCGAGGAATACAGTAAGAAGCTAATGGAACTTGCTTGCAAGCTTCTTGGGGTCTTATCAGAGGCAATGGGATTAGAAACAGAGGCCTTAACTAAGGCTTGTGTTGACATGGACCAAAAGGTGGTGGTCAATTTCTATCCAAAATGTCCACAACCAGACCTTACACTTGGACTCAAACGCCATACTGATCCCGGCACCATCACCCTCTTGCTCCAGGACACCGTTGGTGGTCTTCAGGCCACTAGAGATAACGGAAAGACTTGGATCACCGTTCAACCTGTTGAAGGTGCTTTTGTGGTCAATCTCGGAGACCATGGTCAT TATCTTAGCAATGGAAGATTCAGGAACGCAGACCACCAAGCTGTGGTGAACTCAAACTCTAGCAGGTTGTCCATAGCCACATTCCAGAACCCAGCACCAGATGCTACAGTGTACCCTCTCAAGattagagagggagagaagtcGGTGCTAGACGAGCCAATAACATTTGCTGAGATGTATAGGAGGAAGATGAGCAAGGACATTGAGATAGCTAAGAAAAAGAAGTTGGCTAAGGAGCAGCAGCTGAGAGATTTGAAGACAGCCAAATTAGAAACTAAGCCCATTGAGGAAATCCTTGCTTGA